Sequence from the Blastocatellia bacterium genome:
CGATGGCGAGATGAAAGAGCGCCGCTCCGAGACCACGAGAGGCCCTCACGCGTTGATCGGGCGAAGTGGCTTGCTGCACTAAATCACGATAAAGGCGCGCGGCTTGCTGCAGCAGCTCCCGTGCACGCGCGTGATCGCGCTGACGACTGGCCTCGGCCGCTTTCGTGAACAATGCAACTGCACGTCGAAAGATGGTGAGATCTTCGCTCATACGAGCGCGCAAATAAAAAAGCCGCCGAATGAGCATTCATTCGGCGGCTCTTGAACGCACTTCCCTGGCAGCGACCTACTTTCCCACGCCGTTTCCAGCGCAGTATCATCGGCCCTGGCGGGCTTAACGGCCGTGTTCGGGATGGGAACGGGTGTTTCCCCGCCGGTATGACCACCAGGGAAAAACCCTCGAAAATTCCCAATTGAAGGAGAGCCCGACATGCGCCACACTTTCGCGCCAGAAGACGCGATTTCGTTTGCTCTCCAGCGCATCTTGTGGTCAAGCCGAACGGGCGATTAGTACCGGTCAGCTCAACGCCTTGCGGCGCTTACACTTCCGGCCTATCAACCTGGTCGTCTACCAGGGCCCTTCAGGGAGACCTTATCTTGGGTCGGGCTTCCCGCTTAGATGCCTTCAGCGGTTATCCCTGCCCAGCCTAGCTACCCGGCGCTGCCACGGGCGTGACAACCGGTACACCAGAGGCTGGTCCAGCCTGGTCCTCTCGTACTGAGGCCAGATTCCCTCAAGTCTCCTGCGCCCACACCAGATAGGGACCGAACTGTCTCGCGACGTTCTAAACCCAGCTCACGTACCGCTTTAATGGGCGAACAGACCAACCCTTGGGACCTTCTTCAGCCCCAGGATGCGATGAGCCGACATCGAGGTGCCAAACCGGGGCGTCGATGTGAACTCTTGGCCCCGATCAGCCTGTTATCCCCGGGGTACCTTTTATCCGTTGAGCGATGGCCCTTCCACGCGGGACCACCGGATCACTAGGCCCGGCTTTCGCCTCTGCTCGACGTGTGTGTCTCGCAGTCAGGCCGGCTTATGCCCTTACACTCTGCAGGCGATTTCCAAACGCCTTGAGCCGACCTTTGGGCGCCTCCGTTACCGTTTAGGAGGCAACCGCCCCAGTTAAACTACCCCCCTATCACTGTCCCTCCACCCGATTCAGGGTGGCAGGTTAGAACCCGAATTTGATCAGGGTGGTATCTCACCGGCGGCTCCCCTGCCCCCGAAAGGACAGGTTCATAGCCTCCCACCTATCCTGCGCAGACCAAACCCAGATTCAGTGACAGGTTGCAGTTAAGGTCCACGGGGTCTTTCCGTCTTGGTGCGGGCACCCGGCGTCTTCACCGGGACCACAAGTTCGCTGTGCAGCTCGGCAAGACAGTCGCCACGTCGTTACGCCATTCATGCAGGTCGGAACTTACCCGACAAGGAATTTCGCTACCTTAGGACCGTTATAGTTACGGCCGCCATTCACCGGGGCTTCGGTTCGGAGCTTCGCCCGGAACGAGTCCAGGCTAACCCCTCCCTTTAACCTTCCGGCATTGGGCAGGCGTCAGCCCCCATACATCCTCTTCACGAGTTTGCGGAGACCTGTGTTTTTAGTAAACAGTCGCGTGGCGCTCTTCACTGCGACCCACCTCGGCTTCGGAGGCGAGCTCCTACACCTAACGTGGGCACCCCTTCTCCCGAAGTTACGGGGCCAATTTGCCTAGTTCCTGACCGAGCCATCACACATGCGCCTGTGGATATTCTCCTCGCCTACCTGTGTCGGTTTGCGGTACGGTCACCTTCCGCGCTCGCCACCGAGGCTTTTCCTGGCCGCATGGACTCGGCCGCTTTCCCCCTAACGGGGTCGTCATCCCCTCTCGGTGTTAGCGAGGGAGCGGGTTTGCCTACCCCCTCCACCTACCGGGTTGAATCGGGACATCCATCACCCGACCGGCCTATCCTTCGGCGTCCCCCCAGGCTCCTAGCGCACGGAAGGTGGCGCAGGACTATTCACCTGCTTCCCTTCGGCTACGCCTTTCGGCCTCGCCTTAGGCACCGGCTAACCCTCTGCAGACTGACTTCACAGAGGAAACCTTAGGCTTTCGGCGCGCGGGGTTCTCACCCGCGTTATCGCTACTTATGCCGGCAGAGTCTCTTCCGGGGCCTCCATCCGCCCTCACGGTGCGGCTTCACAGGCAACCGGAATGCTCCCCTACCAACCGAGGACGAGCCGCAGCTCGTCTCGATTCCGTGGCTTCGGTGACCGCCTTGAGCCCCGTTGGATTGTCGGCGCAGAGTCGCCTCGACCAGTGAGCTGTTACGCACTCTTTAAAGGATAGCTGCTTCTAAGCTAACCTCCTGGCTGTCATCGCGACTCCACATCCTTTCCCACTTAGGCGGCACTTGGGGACCTTAGCCGACGGTCTGGGCTGTTCCCCTCTTGACCACGGAGCTTAGCCCCCGTAGTCTGACTCCCGGGCATGACTCACGGGCATTCGGAGTTTGGTTGGGTTTGGTAGGCGGGTAAGCCCCCTAGCCCATCCAGTGCTCTACCACCCGTGGTATTCACCCGAGGCTAGCCCTACAGCTATTTCGGGGAGAACGAGCTATCACGGAATTTGATTGGCCTTTCACCCCTACCCCCAGCTCATCCGAGCCCTTTTCAACGAACACCGGTTCGGGCCTCCACCGCGTGTTACCGCGGCTTCACCCTGGCCAGGGGTAGATCATCCCGCTTCGCGTCTCGTGTGTGCGACTCTGACGCCCTATTCGGACTCGCTTTCGCTACGGCTCCGCCTTTCCGGCTTAGCCTTGCCGCACACACGAACTAGCCGGCTCATTAAGCAAAAGGCACGCGGTCAGGCCACCCAGATGCCCGAAGACCTCTGGGCTAATCCCTCCCACTGCTTGTAGGCATACGGTTTCAGGTCTATTTCACTCCCCTTGCAGGGGTTCTTTTCACCTTTCCCTCACGGTACTGGTCCACTATCGGTCGGACGGGAGTATTTAGCCTTAGGAGGTGGTCCTCCCAGATTCACGCAGGATTCCTCGTGTCCCGCGTTACTTGGGAGATGGTCCCAGGGAGACGGATCGGTTTTCGCCTACGCGGCTATCACGCTCTTTGGCTGGCCTTTCCAGGACCATTCGGCTAACCGTCCGTTTTGTCACTCCCCGACTGCTCTGCCGCGCAGTCCGGACCATTCCCGCGACCCCTGATGAGCAACGCCGGCAGGCTTTGACACTCACCAGGTTTAGGCTGTTCCCCGTTCGCTCGCCGCTACTAGGGGAATCGCCGCCACCGGTCTTTCGATCGGTGACGCCCACCGCGGACGGTGGGTTTGCTTTCTTTTCCTCCGGGTACTGAGATGGTTCACTTCCCCGGGTGTCGCCTCACCGTGCTATGGATTCACACGGTGATGACGTGCCTTCAGGCACGCCGGGTTCCCCCATTCGGAGATCCTCGGATCACAGGTTGCTCGGCACCTCCCCGAGGCTTATCGCAGCCCGCCACGTCCTTCATCGCCTCCGTCCGCCGAGGCATCCACCGTATGCCCTTAGTAGCTTGACCACAAGATACGCGGGTGAGCAAACTTGTGGTGGCTCGACGCCGGACTCTCCTTCAATTGTCAAACATCATGGCGACATCAGCCGCGTGAGCTTTTCGAACCGCTCTTCCCTTAGTGGAGCGGCCGATGCTCACAGTCCGACATTCCTCACGAAGGAATCCCGAACCGTGAACATCCAACCCTTGGTGGAGGTGAGCGGATTCGAACCGCTGGCCTCCTGCGTGCAAGGCAGGCGCTCTGCCAACTGAGCTACACCCCCTTGAGAGGAGGTTTGGTGGGCCTGGGAAGAGTTGAACTTCCGACCTCACGCTTATCAGGCGTGCGCTCTAACCACCTGAGCTACAGGCCCATGAGATGAAAATTGCAGATTTCAAATTCCTCATCGGCCATTTGAAATCTGCAATTCTCTGCGCTCTCCCAAGGCGCCACCCGAACTGTCAAAGACCGGAGCCTGATGTCTCAAAACTAGATAGGCGTGATCGCATAGGAGTGGGTTTCGGTCGAGGTCTTTCGGACGCCCACACCGTCAAGCGCCCTCACCTCGAAGTCCTGTAGAAAGGAGGTGATCCAGCCCCAGGTTCTCCTAGGGCTACCTTGTTACGACTTCACCCCAGTCACGGACCACACCGTCGTGCCCTGCCTCCCGCCCGAAGGCGGGTTAGCGCCAGGCCCTTCTAGTGCAGCCCGCTTCCGTGATGTGACGGGCGGTGTGTACAAGACCCGGGAACGTATTCACCGCAGCGTAGCTGATCTGCGATTACTAGCGATTCCGGCTTCATGCAGGCGAGTTGCAGCCTGCAATCCGAACTGGGACCGGCTTTTTGGGATTGGCTCCCCCTCGCGGGTTCGCAGCCCTTTGTACCGGCCATTGTAGCACGTGTGTAGCCCCGGACATAAAGGCCATGCTGACTTGACGTCGTCCCCACCTTCCTCCGGTTTATCACCGGCAGTCCCCCTAGAGTGCCCGGCACGACCCGCTGGCAACTAGGGGCAAGGGTTGCGCTCGTTGCGGGACTTAACCCAACACCTCACGGCACGAGCTGACGACAGCCATGCAGCACCTCTGCGGGTTCCCGACTCGACGGGTCGCCCTCCCTTTCGGGCGGCTACTGCCCGCAGTTCAAGCCCGGGTAAGGTTCTTCGCGTTGCATCGAATTAAACCACATGCTCCACCGCTTGTGCGGGTCCCCGTCAATTCCTTTGAGTTTCAGCCTTGCGACCGTACTCCCCAGGCGGGGTGCTTAACGCGTTAGCTACAGGCACGGAGGGACTAAAACCCCCCACACCAAGCACCCATCGTTTAGGGCTGGGACTACCCGGGTATCTAATCCGGTTTGCTCCCCCAGCTTTCGCGGCTCAGCGTCAGGAGCGGCCCAGGCGCCCGCCTTCGCCACCGGTGTTCCTCCCGATATCTATGCATTTCACCGCTACACCGGGAATTCCAGCGCCCTCTACCGCCCTCGAGTCCAGCAGTCTCGAACGCCGTTCCTGGGTTGAGCCCAGGGATTTCACGTTCGACTTACTGAACCGCCTACCCGCGCTTTACGCCCAGTGATTCCGGGCAACGCTCGGGACCTACGTATTACCGCGGCTGCTGGCACGTAGTTAGCCGTCCCTTACGCAGGGTACCGTCATCGGCCGACGTATTCGGTCAGCCTTATTCGTCCCCTGCTTATGAGGTTTACACCCCGAAGGGCTTCCTCCCTCACGCGGCGTCGCTGGGTCAGGCTTTCGCCCATTGCCCAAGATTCCCCACTGCTGCCTCCCGTAGGAGTCTGGGCCGTGTCTCAGTCCCAGTGTGGCCGGCCGTCCTCTCAGACCGGCTACCGATCATCGCCTTGGTGGGCCATTACCCCACCAACTAGCTAATCGGCCGCGGGCCCCTCCCCAGGCGCAAGGCCCTCATCGGGTCCCCTGCTTTCACCGACAGGACATGCGTCCCGTCGGCCTTATGCGGTATTAGCCCCAGTTTCCCGGGGTTATTCCCCACCCAGGGGTAGGTTACCCACGTGTTACTCACCCGTTCGCCACGCTACCGGGCCCCCGAAGGAGCCTTTCGCGTTCGACTTGCATGTGTTAGGCACGCCGCCAGCGTTCGCCCTGAGCCAGGATCAAACTCTCCATGCGAAACTCGCGGAGTACAGTCACAGCCCGAAACTCACCCCTCATCACGGGCGATCACGCACTATCTAGTTTTCAAACATCAGTGCGTCATCAGCGCTTTCCCACCCGTTTCAGGCAAAAACTCATTATACACACGGCCCTTCGGATGTCAAGAGGCCCAGGAAAAATTTTTGAAGTCTCCTTATCCGGCGCGAAGGCCCTCACCAGGTCACCAGCAGAAGAAACCTTCCCCACTGCGCGAATCAACAGATTCGCGGCAATTGCTCGCCGCTCAGCATCTCCACGATTCGAGTGGCCCCGATCGTACTCCTCATCACCACTCGCCCTGAAGCTCTCTCACGCACCTGGCCAATGAGGCTCGCTTGATCCCCAAGTGGATGTGCGCGCATCAAGTCGAGAGCCCGTTCGGCATCATGGGGGGCGACAAAAGCGATGAAACGACCTTCGTTGGCCACGTAAAGCGGATCGAAGCCGAGAATCTCACAAGCCCCTCGCACATCCTCTCGAACCGGGATGGCTCGTTCCTCCAAAAAGATCTCAACGCTAGCGGTCTCCGCAATCTCCACCAGGGCGCTCGCCAATCCACCCCGCGTCAGGTCGCGCAGACAATGGATTTCTATCCCCGCATGAAGCAATGTCATCACCAGGTCGGCCAGCGGAGCGGAATCGCTCTCGATCTCACTCTCGAAGGCTAATCCTTCGCGCACGGCCATAATGGCGATGCCGTGCCGTCCGATGTCGCCGTTCAAGAGAACAACATCGCCCGGTCGTACGCTAGTTGGCGCGATGACACGATCGTGCTCGATGACGCCAATGCCCGCCGTATTGATGAAGATGCCATCTCCCTTGCCCCTATCCACGACCTTCGTATCGCCGGTGATGAGCTGAACCTGAGCTTCCTCCGCCGCTCGTCGCATGGATTGGACGACTCGCCAGAGCGTCTCCATCGGCAGTCCTTCTTCCAGGATAAACGCGGCGCTCAAATAGAGAGGGCGTGCGCCGCACATCGCCAGATCGTTCACCGTACCGTAGACCGCCAGCGACCCAATATCTCCGCCAGGGAAGAAGATCGGACTCACGACGTAGGAATCCGTGGTGAACGCAAGGCGCACCCCGTTCACCGAGAGAGCGGCCCCGTCGTGCAGCGGTTCCAAAAATTCGTTCCGAAACTCAGGCAGGAACATCTTCTGGATCAGATGCCGCATCAGTTTTCCACCGCCTCCGTGAGCGAGCGTGATG
This genomic interval carries:
- the hypE gene encoding hydrogenase expression/formation protein HypE; the encoded protein is MPGGLSCPMPITEHETITLAHGGGGKLMRHLIQKMFLPEFRNEFLEPLHDGAALSVNGVRLAFTTDSYVVSPIFFPGGDIGSLAVYGTVNDLAMCGARPLYLSAAFILEEGLPMETLWRVVQSMRRAAEEAQVQLITGDTKVVDRGKGDGIFINTAGIGVIEHDRVIAPTSVRPGDVVLLNGDIGRHGIAIMAVREGLAFESEIESDSAPLADLVMTLLHAGIEIHCLRDLTRGGLASALVEIAETASVEIFLEERAIPVREDVRGACEILGFDPLYVANEGRFIAFVAPHDAERALDLMRAHPLGDQASLIGQVRERASGRVVMRSTIGATRIVEMLSGEQLPRIC